From a region of the Suncus etruscus isolate mSunEtr1 chromosome 11, mSunEtr1.pri.cur, whole genome shotgun sequence genome:
- the LOC126022598 gene encoding olfactory receptor 6C74, with the protein MRNHTTVTIFILLGLSNDPQLQVVIFVLLFFTYMLSVAGNLTIITLTLLDSRLKTPMYFFLRNFSYLEISFTTVCIPKFLVSMATGDKTISYNSCAAQLFFTILLGATEFFLLAAMSYDRYVAICKPLHYMTIMSGRVCNLLIFASWFSGFIIIFPALIMGLQLDFCAANEVDHFFCDVSPILQLSCTDTSTIELMELISAILTLLVTLVLVILSYTKIIKTILKIPSSQQRKKAFSTCSSHMVVVSISYGSCIFMYVKPSAKERVSLNKGIALLSTSVAPMLNPFIYTLRNKQVKDAFKNMVKKMDIL; encoded by the coding sequence ATGAGAAACCACACAACAGTAACTATATTTATTCTTCTTGGACTGTCAAATGATCCACAATTACAGGTGGtcatttttgttcttcttttcttcacaTACATGTTAAGTGTCGCTGGAAATCTAACTATCATAACACTCACCTTACTGGATTCACGCCTAAAGACACCAATGTATTTCTTTCTTCGAAATTTCTCTTATTTAGAAATTTCATTTACAACTGTCTGCATTCCCAAATTTCTTGTCAGCATGGCAACTGGTGATAAGACTATTTCTTATAACAGTTGTGCTGCACAGTTGTTTTTTACTATTCTCTTAGGTGcaactgaattttttcttttggctgccatgtcctatgaccgctatgtggcTATCTGTAAACCCCTTCATTATATGACCATCATGAGTGGTAGAGTCTGCAACCTGTTGATATTTGCTTCATGGTTCTCTggctttataataatttttcccGCACTCATTATGGGTCTTCAGCTTGATTTTTGTGCAGCCAATGAAGTAGATCATTTCTTCTGTGATGTTTCTCCTATATTACAGCTCTCTTGTACAGACACATCAACAATAGAGCTAATGGAACTTATTTCAGCCATTTTGACACTCTTGGTTACACTGGTATTGGTGATACTCTCCTACACAAAGATCATTAAAACCATTCTAAAGATACCCTCTTCTCAACAGAGGAAGAAAGCCTTTTCTACATGTTCTTCTCACATGGTGGTTGTGTCTATTTCTTATGGCAGCTGCATCTTCATGTATGTAAAACCCTCTGCCAAGGAAAGGGTGTCTTTAAATAAAGGGATAGCTCTGCTAAGTACTTCTGTGGCTCCTATGCTGAATCCCTTCATTTACACACTAAGAAATAAACAAGTGAAAGATGCTTTTAAAAACATGGTaaaaaagatggatattttatga
- the LOC126022569 gene encoding olfactory receptor 6C74-like, whose protein sequence is MGNHTKVTVFILAGLTDDPQVQIILFIFLLITYLLSISGNLIIIILTLVDAHLKTPMYFFLRNFSFLEISFTTTCIPKLLACMATGDKTISYECCATQVFFAFLFGASEFYLLAAMSYDRYVAICKPLHYTTIMNSKFCLLLMLSCWLAGFFFFFTIFVPLLLGLNLDFCDSNVVDHFYCDTTPLMQISCSDTHAIETVGFISALTTLLVTLIMVIVSYTYIVITILSFSSSTQRKKAFSTCSSHMIVISLSYGSCIFMYVKTSVKQRISFSKGIAVLHISVAPLLNPFIYTLRNQQVKKAFMNTAQRIVSFLNK, encoded by the coding sequence ATGGGAAACCACACAAAAGTGACAGTCTTCATCCTTGCAGGTTTGACTGATGATCCACAAgtacaaattatattatttatcttcCTGCTTATTACCTATTTGCTAAGCATTTCAGGCAATTTGATCATTATCATACTCACGCTAGTAGACGCTCATCTCAAGACTCCTATGTACTTTTTCCTTAGGAACTTTTCCTTCTTAGAAATTTCCTTTACTACTACATGTATTCCTAAATTACTTGCTTGTATGGCAACTGGAGACAAAACCATTTCCTATGAGTGTTGTGCCACTCAGGTTTTCTTTGCCTTTCTATTTGGTGCCTCTGAATTTTACTTGCTGGCAGCTATGTCTTATGACCGCTACGTGGCCATCTGTAAGCCTCTGCATTACACGACCATCATGAACAGTAAATTTTGCCTATTACTTATGCTCTCTTGTTGGCtggctggctttttttttttttttaccatttttgtgCCTCTCCTTTTAGGCTTAAACCTTGATTTTTGTGACTCCAATGTTGTTGATCATTTCTATTGTGACACAACTCCTCTCATGCAGATCTCCTGCTCAGACACACATGCCATAGAGACAGTGGGCTTCATTTCTGCTTTAACAACACTCTTGGTCACTTTGATAATGGTGATAGTATCATATACCTATATTGTTATAACAATTCTAAGCTTCTCTTCAAGTACTCAGAGGAAAAAGGCTTTTTCAACATGCTCCTCTCACATGATTGTGATATCCCTTTCTTATGGCAGCTGCATTTTCATGTATGTTAAAACATCAGTCAAGCAAAGAATATCTTTCTCCAAGGGAATTGCAGTTCTCCATATTTCAGTAGCCCCACTTTTGAATCCATTCATCTACACCTTACGGAATCAACAAGTGAAAAAAGCCTTCATGAATACAGCGCAAAGAAttgtttctttcttaaataaatga